One segment of Clarias gariepinus isolate MV-2021 ecotype Netherlands chromosome 6, CGAR_prim_01v2, whole genome shotgun sequence DNA contains the following:
- the LOC128526150 gene encoding leucine-rich repeat-containing protein 15-like: MDLGQRIILFICAVHAVALGCPPHCKCNNSDILCHKYKFQDFPSPIPLNTNSLSVYNSDITSLKTDDFKTSANLIALAILGSKIRQVQPHTFDKTCNLINLTLTSSQLSSLPEDLFQKLQSLERLILSDNKLNALPLSLFANLLALKVLDLRKNMLTSFPEKAFQGLTRLENLVLQENNIDTLHAETFHELHNLRVLSLKNNKLGLIPKKVFEHLVNLEVLHLQNNTITELPAELFTHQQKLQKLYLSNNLLSLLPEGIFLNMPSLQQITLFDNKLQTLSPNTFGPMPLLQELWLYDNNLTRLDANVFSNLTHLKRLIPSRNQISSISPGAFNGLIELEEISLQTNHLMNLDEGVFRGLPNLVNISLRNNQIQHLPGKLLNGLSSLKQLELQNNSLSYLSKEILHSLTNETNVVLSENPWRCDRDIVPLRDWLLGHQNKVNNASSLKCFSPSQLMNMTIINLKDYHFEPTTGFTTLFPTLSHKSTTVPVANTTTLSDNKPPSLQWNKHMMIIAVVCAAVILTISICVICYRRSKRHGSRNIEH, translated from the coding sequence ATGGATCTAGGGCAGCGTATAATCCTCTTCATTTGTGCTGTACATGCGGTTGCTTTGGGATGTCCACCTCACTGCAAGTGCAACAACAGTGATATTTTATGCCATAAATATAAGTTTCAAGATTTTCCATCTCCCATTCCCTTAAACACAAACTCTCTATCCGTTTACAATAGTGACATCACCTCACTGAAAACAGATGATTTCAAAACATCTGCAAATCTTATAGCCTTGGCAATATTGGGTTCAAAGATCAGGCAGGTGCAACCTCACACCTTCGACAAGACATGCAACCTAATCAACTTAACACTTACATCATCTCAGCTGTCTTCTTTACCAGAAGATCTGTTTCAGAAATTGCAGTCACTTGAGAGGCTCATTCTGAGTGACAACAAACTAAATGCACTTCCTTTGTCATTGTTTGCTAATCTCCTAGCCCTGAAAGTCCTGGACCTGAGGAAAAACATGCTGACATCATTTCCAGAGAAGGCATTTCAGGGTCTGACTCGGCTAGAGAACCTTGTGTTACAGGAAAACAATATCGACACACTGCATGCAGAGACTTTTCATGAACTTCACAACCTCAGGGTCTTGTCCCTTAAAAACAACAAGCTGGGGTTGATCCCAAAGAAGGTCTTTGAGCACCTGGTGAACCTTGAGGTCTTGCATCTGCAAAACAACACCATCACAGAGTTACCTGCAGAACTTTTCACACATCAGCAGAAGCTACAAAAGCTCTATCTCTCTAACAATTTGCTCTCACTCCTTCCTGAAGGTATTTTCTTGAACATGCCCAGTCTACAGCAGATCACACTTTTTGATAACAAGTTGCAGACACTGTCCCCCAATACCTTCGGCCCCATGCCGCTGCTCCAGGAGCTGTGGCTGTATGACAATAATTTAACTCGTCTTGATGCTAACGTTTTCAGCAATTTAACTCATTTAAAACGTCTAATTCCCAGCAGGAACCAGATCTCGTCCATCTCTCCTGGTGCCTTCAATGGATTGATTGAGCTTGAAGAAATTTCATTACAGACCAACCACCTGATGAATCTCGATGAAGGAGTGTTCAGAGGTCTTCCTAATTTGGTTAACATATCTCTGAGGAACAACCAGATTCAGCACCTTCCTGGGAAGCTTCTCAATGGCCTCTCTTCCTTAAAGCAACTGGAGCTTCAAAATAATTCTCTATCCTATTTATCAAAGGAGATTTTGCACTCACTAACCAATGAAACCAATGTTGTGCTGTCTGAAAATCCCTGGAGGTGTGACCGGGACATTGTACCACTTCGAGACTGGCTACTGGGGCaccaaaataaagtaaataatgcATCATCTCTTAAGTGCTTCAGTCCTTCTCAGTTGATGAACATGACTATTATAAACCTTAAAGATTATCACTTTGAACCAACTACCGGATTCACTACTCTCTTTCCTACTTTATCTCATAAGAGCACTACCGTACCTGTAGCTAACACAACAACACTCTCAGATAACAAACCTCCCTCCCTCCAATGGAACAAACACATGATGATTATTGCTGTGGTTTGTGCTGCAGTTATTTTGACCATCAGCATTTGTGTTATCTGCTATAGAAGGAGCAAAAGACATGGTAGTCGAAATATAGAACACTGA